In the genome of Halorubrum sp. CBA1229, the window TGTTCGAACGTTGCGCCCTGTTCAGAGACGATGCCACTGTCCCAGGACGCCGCTCCCTCGGGAACGAGCTGGGGCTGGTCGTTGTCGGAGTGGTACGCGGTCGTTGAGTGACTCCCGCTCTCGTTGTGCCAGGTCACGGTGCCACCGACGTTCACCCGCACGACGTGTGGCTCGAAGTGGTAGCCCCCGTCCTCGGTAATCATGTTTACTTCGGCCGTATCGGACGGCGCTCCGACCGCTTCGTCGTGCCCCCCATCGTCGTCGTGACTGTCCTCGTCGTCGCTGTGGCTAGACTCCGTGCTGGCCTCGTCCTGGCCACTCTCAGTCGTTGATCCGGCCGCTGCCTCGCTGTCGTTGTCCTGAGTCCCCGTGCAACCGGCGAGGCCAATGACTGCTGCACCGCCAGTCAGCTGGAGCATCCGTCGACGCGTGAGTGAATCGGTCATATCATCGGTCACCTTGCAAGTGAACCTACACAGGCAGACAGTATAGTCCGGAACGCAGATTTGCTGGGTCAGCAAATCGGCGTTTCTTTATATACCCGCCCACAGAAATGTAGAATGTGAGTGAAGAGCGAGACATCTCGGGGGTCCTCGCCATCCTCGACGACGACTATGCACGAGCGATCCTCGAGGCGACTCGCCGAACACAGATGTCCGCCAAGGAACTCAGTAATGAGTGCGATATGTCCGTCTCGACGGTTTCCAGGCGAGTCAATACGTTGCTCGAGTACGACTTGCTCGTCGAACGAACGCACATGGATCCCGACGGTCATCATTACAGCGAATACGAAGCCCAGCTCGACCGGGTCGAGGTTCAACTTCTGGAGTCTGGGTTCGATGTCCGCATCGAACTTCGGGAAGACGCCCCCGACAGATTCTCTCGGTTGTGGGATACAATGAGGAACGACTAACCATGCACATCGGTCTCGTCATCGCAAAACTCGTCACCATGGCTCTCGGGTTCGTGATCGCATACCAAGCCTATCGAGGATACCGTCGATCCAACAGCCAATCGATGTTGTACCTCGCCGTCGGCTTCGCAATTATCAGCTTCGGCGCTATCATCGAAGGGGTCTTATTCGACGTTGTTGGCCTGACGTTCCATAACGCTGGAATAGTGGCGACAGTAATCGTCGCGCTCGGGATGCTCACGATCCTGTACGCCCTGTACGGACGCGACCCGCGGAAACTGGAGGAATAAGAATGGTGGACGCAACAACAGCGATTCTTGTAGTCGTTCGCTTGCTCGTTCTCGCACTCGGTATTCTGATCACGTACTACAGCTTCGAGGCGTATCGACGAACGGGCACGTACTATATGCGAAACGCCGCGATCGGATTCGGGATCATCACTCTCGGTGTCTTCATTGAAGGAGTGCTGTTCGAATTCGCGGGAGTTGACCTCGCTGTCGTCCACGTCATCGAATCAGTCGCCATTGGCCTCGGATTCGTGGTTCTTCTCATCTCGCTTCGCCGGTAGCTCCAGACACCTCTCTGGAAACGCAAGCCGAGTGTCTCAAGGCGAGACTAAACGCGATTTACACTGATGAGGTGAGTGCTCCGGAGCTTGCCCCCGATGGCGGTTCACGCTCCTCGAATGGTCAGAACTGGCCCATCAGCGTTCCGGAGAACTCGTTCAGTCACACTTCCGATGAGGTGTCGTGAAATACCGGATCGACCGTGCGTCCCCATAAGGATGAGGTCAACGCTATGCTGGTCACAGTACTCCGATATTTCCTGATGGGGGACGCCGTGGGTTATCTCAGCAGTGACTGCAACCCCGTCAGAAGTCGCTCGAGATCGGACATCTTCGAGGACCGTTTCTCCAGTCTGCTCTAGCACTTGCTGCAGTTCGTCCCATGTCCATCCCGGACGAGACGCGTAGTCACCCCTATCAACAACATAAAGAGCGTGAACTGCCGCATCGTACATCTTAGCCACTTCGAGTGCGTGATAAAAAGCCTCTCGTGCCGGAATACTGCCATCTGTCGGAAATAAGATGCGGTCGAATCCAGCTCGTATCTCGGCTTCAGAACTCGCTTCAGCCGGCTTCGAATTGATGCTAAGGACAGGGATGTTAACAGTGCGGATAATTCGGGTCGTTACACTCCCAAGCAGAAATCGGTCGAGGCCAGTGTGTCCTCGGGTTCGCATACAGACGAGATCGATTCCGGCGTCGGTGATGTAGGATCGGATTTCTCGCGCTGGAACGCCACGGCGGACCTCAGAAACTACGTCGAGATTGTGTTCTGCGGCTCGTGTCGCGATCTGTTGCGTGGCGGCATCCCCAGCGTCATACCATTGGTCTGGAAGCGGCTCCAAATCGGGAGTCAGCGCGGTCAGTTCGAGTTTCCGTTCGATCGGCGAACTGTCGACGACGTGTAGAGCGTGAACGGTTGCATCGTATCGGTCCGCGATGTCGAGCCCGTACGTGATCGCGGGTTCGACGTGATCGCTGCCATCGGTTGGGATGAGGATATCGGTGTACATGGCGTAGTTCTCCGATTTACCGTGTGAAGGAGTTGTACAGCCAGGCGAAGGCGTACACGAGGACGAAGCTGGCCACCGCGGCTTCAACCATACCTGCTGCTGTCCCGACGATGGTCGGTTCGAAGAACAGGTGCCACTGTTCCATTGCCTCAATCCCCTGCTCGTAGACTCCAATCGCTCCGAAGACGCCGAAGAGCAGCATCACGACGGCAGAGACGACGGCAGCTGCACCTGCCAGCGCCAGTGCGTCGAGGGACATCGTGCGGGGCTTGGATTCCATGTCATGCGCGTCCTGAGTTCTGGTAGTCGTGCTCATATGTAGAGATACGCCTGGCTCATTCAATCGAGTTTCTATTACAATTCGAAAGAACACCCGGCTGGGTAACGAACCACGATAAAATGCGGGGACAGAAGCAGGATATTGCGTCGCTGTCTGGGTAATTAGTCGTTCAAAAGGCCATAGCGATTCACCAACTGGAGCCCGAACTCCCAGTATTAAATTAGTGAGAGGGCATTTCAAGCAGGGAGTTGTTGTCTCTGGTGGTTTGTGCTTTCGAATGCAAATTTTATAGAGGGTCACAAGCCCATATTTCTAAGGGCAATTGACAAAACAGAGGCTTGTGATGGTCTACGTATGAAGGCCGCCCTCGTCGACGGAATCCTCGAATCGTTGCGGATCGGTGTCGGCTTTCTCTGGACAGCGGCCTGGGCGATTATTATGGGCCTCACGATTACGAGCCTCGTCCAGGTCTACGTCTCCAAAGAGCGGATGGCCCAAGTCCTTGGGGAAGGGGATCTGAGCGGACTCACGAAGGCAACGGTCTTCGGTGCTGCGAGTAGCGGCTGTAGCTTCGGTGCAGTAGCGATTGGTAAGGGACTGTTCAAGAAGGGAGCACACACAGTGAATTTCCTCGCCTTCATGTTTGCCTCGACAAACCTCATCGTAGAATTGGGGCTGATGATCCTGATTCTGCTGGGGTGGGAGTTTCTGGTCGCCGAACTCCTCGGCGGCCTCATCCTTATCGCCGTCATGGCGCTCCTGGTCCATTTGACTCTCCCGGAGAACCTCTTCGACGAAGTTCGGGAGGAACTGAATCAACGTGATCACGAACACGGCGTCACCGAGGATCCGACCTGCGGGATGGAGGGCAAAGACGAGTACTCGCTGACGACCGACGGGGGTGAAACGGTGAAGTTCTGCTCGAAGGGGTGTATGGAGACATATCAACAGGAAATCGCCAGTTCCGGTGGGTGGCGTGACGAACTCCTCTCGTGGGGCGGGTGGTACAAGGTCGGGAACCAGTACCGCAAGGAGTGGTCGATGATCTGGAAGGACGTCATCGCGGGCTTTCTGATCTCAGGGTTCGTCATCGTCTTCGTCCCGCAGTGGGTGTGGAACACGCTCTTCCTTCAGGGCGACAGTTTGCTGGTGAGCGCAGAGAACGCCATCATGGGCGTGACGATCGCTGTCCTCAGCTTTGTCGGCAGTATGGGCAATGTCCCCTTTGCCGTCGCGCTCTGGGGCGGTGGGATCAGCTTTGCGGGCGTCATCGCGTTCGTCTACGCCGACCTCATCACGATTCCTGTCCTCAACGTTTACCGGAAATACTACGGCTGGAAGGTGATGCTGTACATTCTCGGCATCTTCTTCGTGACGATGGCCTTCACAGGCTTCCTCATGGAAGAACTGTTCAACATCCTCGGAATTGTTCCAAACCTCGCCGGCGGTGAGACTGCGACCGAACAAACGTACTTTGAGATCAATTACACCTTCTATCTCAACATTATCGCGTTCGGGCTCTCCGGATTCCTCCTCTACGTCTACCGGCGTGGCCTCGGTGCCCCCGGCCAGTACCGCGATCCGGTCTGTGGAATGCGGACCGACGAGAAGGGACCGACCGTGACCCACGACGGGGAAACATACTACTTCTGCTCTCAAGCCTGTAGGCAAAAATTTGAAAAGAAGCCGAATGAATTCGCTCATCAGAAACCAGAATTTCAAGATCACAGTCACGACCACTAACGCCAGTAGAGTGGGATAGTCATTTGTCTAGATTCGAACTCTTTTTCATTATCAGTGGAGAGTGCTTCACAAATCAACACTTAAACCGCTCCCAGCCTGTTTTGCCCTATGACAAAAACAACAAGCGAAATCCAATCTCTCGGTCAGATTCTCGAATCGAGTACGTGGCTTAACTTGATACTAGCCATCCAGCTGGTGGTTGGAATCACTTACGTGTATGTGACAGGTGATACCGTGGGACGATGGACTCACTTCGTTATACCGTTTATTTGGTTTACCGCATCTGGATGGGTTTTATGGCATACCCGTCCCCCTACAACGAGCTGGATATACCGAGTCGGTGCCGGGTTATTTGTCGCAATCTACTTTCTCATTATGTTATATTTTTCA includes:
- a CDS encoding plastocyanin/azurin family copper-binding protein, with product MTDSLTRRRMLQLTGGAAVIGLAGCTGTQDNDSEAAAGSTTESGQDEASTESSHSDDEDSHDDDGGHDEAVGAPSDTAEVNMITEDGGYHFEPHVVRVNVGGTVTWHNESGSHSTTAYHSDNDQPQLVPEGAASWDSGIVSEQGATFEHTFETEGVYHYYCTPHESLGMIGSVIVGEPDPHEAVALEDPPADKPDRVREKLEELNGMISTALGDDH
- a CDS encoding helix-turn-helix domain-containing protein, which codes for MSEERDISGVLAILDDDYARAILEATRRTQMSAKELSNECDMSVSTVSRRVNTLLEYDLLVERTHMDPDGHHYSEYEAQLDRVEVQLLESGFDVRIELREDAPDRFSRLWDTMRND
- a CDS encoding universal stress protein, yielding MYTDILIPTDGSDHVEPAITYGLDIADRYDATVHALHVVDSSPIERKLELTALTPDLEPLPDQWYDAGDAATQQIATRAAEHNLDVVSEVRRGVPAREIRSYITDAGIDLVCMRTRGHTGLDRFLLGSVTTRIIRTVNIPVLSINSKPAEASSEAEIRAGFDRILFPTDGSIPAREAFYHALEVAKMYDAAVHALYVVDRGDYASRPGWTWDELQQVLEQTGETVLEDVRSRATSDGVAVTAEITHGVPHQEISEYCDQHSVDLILMGTHGRSGISRHLIGSVTERVLRNADGPVLTIRGA
- a CDS encoding permease, yielding MKAALVDGILESLRIGVGFLWTAAWAIIMGLTITSLVQVYVSKERMAQVLGEGDLSGLTKATVFGAASSGCSFGAVAIGKGLFKKGAHTVNFLAFMFASTNLIVELGLMILILLGWEFLVAELLGGLILIAVMALLVHLTLPENLFDEVREELNQRDHEHGVTEDPTCGMEGKDEYSLTTDGGETVKFCSKGCMETYQQEIASSGGWRDELLSWGGWYKVGNQYRKEWSMIWKDVIAGFLISGFVIVFVPQWVWNTLFLQGDSLLVSAENAIMGVTIAVLSFVGSMGNVPFAVALWGGGISFAGVIAFVYADLITIPVLNVYRKYYGWKVMLYILGIFFVTMAFTGFLMEELFNILGIVPNLAGGETATEQTYFEINYTFYLNIIAFGLSGFLLYVYRRGLGAPGQYRDPVCGMRTDEKGPTVTHDGETYYFCSQACRQKFEKKPNEFAHQKPEFQDHSHDH